Proteins found in one Brachyspira murdochii DSM 12563 genomic segment:
- a CDS encoding efflux RND transporter permease subunit, with product MEKIIVFFAKKTMLVNIIVMAILFVGGYYYFNLQKESIPSTDLDKMLVAVTYPGATPLDVEQNAVIPIEEELQAIAGIDEYETTIIENVAIILVTLDETLPDRQPVKDEIFRQMQNVPDLSEDVEEVTTYDLNPNKMSIYTLAVHFKEGMEGDERELFDVSQMLENELVRLEGVGEIRIDGRTDPEIKVYVDPIKMRQNYIALSDVVNALSVRNVRATGGDMESGGKEQTVVTYGEFQNPLEASNAVIRSTFNGQRVRVSDIGHVEEGFEDKTVYMRVNKSPGYSLSVVKNENADILKTIETVNQYLKDNADLIPDNIQVSVMGDNSRTIKSLLSIVTSNLIQGFIIIFITLIIFLDFKSAMFTSLGMIITMFSCFIYMQVAGITFNTMSLAAIITVLGMIVDNSIVVSENIFNFKQAGYKGLEATRLAVSDVVMPMVASTLTTVAAFFPMLTISGMMGKILNLFPRIVIFTLVVSMLQATLLLPNQLQDKEDKYQSYKPKKKSKFKNPLDFDKDALFDKMKIPFGAALEKLIHIRYIVIGFFVALLIASIFLAQSSFKNFVLIYDTSADTIVINIEMPTGTTKEVTTKEIAKIEDAVLNVVKPEELVALYSLVGKQVDQEVVSEEKGSLAGIMVYLVPAAERSRTADELVALINAEIDKTDIRQTVPIFSMNTKGSIDPGDPVDIKIVGNDTELAKKAKEDIKAFLATVPGVINIDDDDKVGKEELRIMLDYDKIAELGVNVATVANEARTAYYGTEATYIQELENKLNFRVVFDDKYTYDTQYLTNLLIPNTSGRLLYLHNLATIEPADGLATLMHYNGQRTITITADIEYGQNTSQQVMNAVREKYKDFSKQYRGLKLEFGGEAKETVKALKQLAFSFAMAFIFVYIVLLLQLNRFIQPIMIMIIIPFGLIGVLLGFAIHRMPLSFMGVVGIIGLAGVVVNNGIILVDLINKIIDEGVEGGKKGVAKAIVDGTKQRLRPVFLTTVTTVVGLLPTVYGIGGRADIIIPIVMALAYGLLFASLLTLIFLPCMFMIMFDLKLIKIPPTKNPSDEITTTITTTAN from the coding sequence ATGGAAAAAATTATAGTATTTTTTGCCAAAAAAACTATGCTTGTAAATATAATAGTAATGGCAATATTATTTGTTGGAGGATATTACTATTTTAACTTGCAAAAAGAATCAATACCTTCAACTGATTTAGATAAAATGCTTGTAGCTGTAACATACCCCGGAGCTACCCCTCTTGATGTAGAGCAGAACGCTGTTATACCTATAGAAGAAGAACTTCAGGCTATAGCTGGTATAGATGAATATGAAACTACAATTATTGAAAACGTTGCTATAATATTAGTAACATTAGATGAAACTCTTCCAGACAGACAGCCTGTTAAAGATGAAATATTCAGACAAATGCAGAATGTTCCGGACTTGTCAGAAGATGTTGAAGAGGTTACAACATATGACTTAAACCCTAATAAAATGTCTATATATACATTGGCTGTTCACTTTAAAGAGGGTATGGAAGGCGATGAAAGAGAATTATTTGATGTAAGCCAAATGCTTGAAAATGAACTTGTAAGGCTTGAAGGTGTAGGCGAAATAAGAATAGATGGAAGAACTGATCCTGAAATTAAAGTTTATGTAGACCCCATAAAAATGAGGCAGAACTATATAGCTTTAAGCGATGTTGTAAATGCTCTTAGTGTAAGAAATGTAAGAGCTACTGGCGGTGATATGGAATCTGGAGGAAAAGAACAGACTGTTGTAACTTACGGAGAGTTCCAAAATCCATTAGAAGCAAGCAATGCTGTCATACGTTCTACATTTAACGGACAAAGAGTAAGAGTAAGTGATATAGGACATGTTGAAGAAGGATTTGAAGATAAAACTGTATACATGAGAGTAAACAAATCTCCTGGTTATTCTTTATCAGTAGTAAAAAATGAAAATGCGGACATTCTTAAAACTATTGAAACAGTAAACCAATATTTAAAAGATAATGCTGACTTGATACCAGATAATATTCAAGTATCTGTTATGGGAGATAATTCAAGAACCATAAAATCTCTTTTAAGTATTGTAACTTCAAACCTTATTCAGGGATTTATAATCATATTCATAACATTAATAATATTCCTAGATTTCAAAAGTGCTATGTTTACAAGTTTGGGTATGATTATTACTATGTTCTCATGTTTTATATACATGCAGGTAGCAGGAATAACATTTAATACTATGTCATTAGCGGCTATTATTACAGTACTTGGTATGATAGTAGACAACTCAATAGTAGTATCAGAAAATATATTCAACTTCAAACAGGCTGGATATAAGGGACTTGAAGCAACAAGGCTTGCTGTAAGCGATGTTGTTATGCCTATGGTGGCTTCTACTCTTACAACAGTTGCGGCATTCTTCCCTATGCTTACAATAAGCGGTATGATGGGTAAAATATTAAACCTTTTCCCAAGAATAGTTATATTTACTCTTGTTGTTAGTATGCTTCAGGCTACTTTGCTTTTGCCTAACCAATTGCAGGACAAAGAAGATAAATACCAATCATACAAACCTAAAAAGAAAAGCAAATTTAAAAATCCTCTCGATTTCGACAAAGATGCTTTATTCGATAAAATGAAAATACCTTTTGGTGCAGCATTAGAAAAATTAATTCATATAAGATATATTGTAATAGGTTTTTTTGTTGCACTTCTTATAGCTTCAATATTTTTGGCACAAAGCAGTTTCAAAAACTTCGTACTTATATACGATACAAGTGCTGATACTATAGTTATCAATATAGAAATGCCTACTGGTACTACTAAAGAAGTTACAACAAAAGAAATAGCTAAAATAGAAGATGCTGTTTTAAATGTTGTAAAACCAGAAGAGCTTGTGGCTTTATATTCACTTGTAGGAAAGCAGGTTGATCAAGAGGTTGTATCTGAGGAAAAAGGAAGTTTGGCTGGTATTATGGTTTATTTAGTACCTGCTGCCGAAAGAAGCAGAACTGCTGATGAACTTGTTGCTTTAATAAATGCTGAAATAGATAAAACTGATATAAGACAAACTGTTCCTATATTCAGTATGAATACTAAAGGAAGTATTGACCCGGGAGATCCTGTAGATATAAAAATAGTAGGAAACGATACTGAGCTTGCTAAAAAAGCTAAAGAAGATATAAAAGCATTTTTAGCTACTGTTCCTGGAGTTATTAACATTGATGATGATGACAAAGTCGGTAAAGAAGAATTAAGAATTATGCTCGATTATGATAAAATAGCAGAACTTGGAGTGAATGTAGCTACTGTAGCTAATGAAGCTAGAACTGCATATTATGGTACTGAAGCTACATATATACAGGAGCTTGAAAATAAACTTAACTTCAGAGTAGTATTTGATGACAAATATACTTATGATACACAATATCTTACTAATCTTCTAATACCTAACACAAGCGGAAGACTTCTCTATCTTCATAATTTAGCGACTATAGAACCTGCAGATGGTCTTGCAACATTAATGCACTATAATGGACAGAGAACAATAACTATTACAGCAGATATTGAATATGGACAAAATACATCTCAGCAGGTAATGAATGCTGTTAGAGAAAAATATAAAGACTTCTCAAAACAATACAGAGGATTAAAGCTAGAGTTCGGCGGTGAAGCTAAAGAAACTGTTAAGGCATTAAAACAGTTAGCTTTCAGTTTTGCTATGGCATTCATATTTGTATACATTGTACTGCTTTTACAGTTAAACAGATTCATACAGCCTATTATGATAATGATAATTATACCATTTGGTTTAATTGGGGTATTATTAGGTTTTGCTATACATAGAATGCCTTTATCATTTATGGGTGTTGTAGGTATTATTGGTTTGGCGGGTGTTGTAGTAAACAATGGTATCATACTTGTTGACCTCATTAACAAAATCATAGATGAAGGTGTAGAAGGAGGTAAAAAAGGGGTTGCCAAAGCTATTGTTGATGGTACTAAACAGCGTCTTCGTCCTGTATTTTTAACCACAGTTACTACTGTTGTAGGGCTTTTACCTACTGTATATGGTATAGGCGGCAGAGCCGACATTATTATTCCTATAGTTATGGCATTGGCTTATGGGCTTTTATTTGCTTCACTTCTTACACTCATATTCTTACCTTGTATGTTTATGATTATGTTCGACTTGAAATTAATAAAAATTCCTCCTACTAAAAATCCTTCAGATGAGATTACCACTACTATAACAACTACGGCAAATTAA
- the hisD gene encoding histidinol dehydrogenase — MIKVINYKECKSLDDILLRSQFSYDDVNEKVKAILEDVKQNGDNALKKYAKMFDNAEIDNLRVTEKEIEEAYNRVDEKFKETLKLAYNNIEKFHKKQLRNSFITNEEDGIVMGQIINPIEKVGVYIPGGTAVYPSTVLMNVIPAKVAGVNEIILVSPPNKEGKINDNILAASKIAGVNKVFKTGGAQAIAALSYGTESIPRVYKIVGPGNIYVAMAKRLVYGEVSIDMVAGPSEVLIIADETSNPIHIASDMLAQAEHDKLASSILITTSKDIAEKVKEELYKQLEKLSRKDIAMESIENNGRIIITETIDESVYISNEIAPEHLEISIKEPFSVLSKIKNAGSIFLGDYTPEALGDYLSGANHVIPTSGTAKFASPLSVDDFIKKSYITYYTKDALEKVKDNIINFAEHESLEAHANSVKVRF; from the coding sequence ATGATAAAAGTAATTAATTATAAAGAATGTAAGTCATTAGATGATATATTATTAAGAAGTCAATTCAGTTATGATGATGTTAATGAAAAGGTAAAAGCAATACTTGAAGATGTTAAACAAAATGGAGATAATGCATTAAAAAAATATGCAAAGATGTTTGATAATGCTGAAATAGATAATTTAAGAGTAACAGAAAAAGAGATAGAAGAAGCATATAATAGAGTTGATGAAAAGTTTAAAGAAACATTAAAACTAGCTTATAACAATATAGAAAAATTCCATAAAAAACAATTAAGAAACAGTTTTATAACCAATGAAGAGGACGGTATTGTTATGGGGCAGATTATAAACCCTATAGAAAAAGTAGGAGTTTATATACCCGGAGGCACAGCAGTTTACCCTTCAACAGTGCTTATGAATGTAATACCTGCAAAAGTAGCTGGAGTAAATGAAATAATATTAGTATCGCCTCCAAACAAAGAGGGCAAAATTAATGATAATATACTAGCAGCATCAAAAATAGCTGGAGTAAATAAAGTTTTCAAAACAGGCGGTGCTCAGGCGATAGCAGCTTTAAGTTACGGCACAGAATCAATTCCAAGAGTATATAAAATCGTAGGACCAGGAAATATATACGTTGCTATGGCTAAAAGACTTGTATATGGAGAAGTATCTATTGATATGGTGGCAGGCCCTAGCGAAGTATTAATAATAGCAGATGAGACATCCAATCCCATACATATAGCTTCTGATATGCTTGCACAGGCTGAACATGACAAATTAGCTTCAAGCATATTAATAACGACAAGTAAAGATATAGCAGAAAAAGTAAAAGAAGAATTATATAAACAGTTAGAAAAATTAAGCCGTAAGGATATAGCAATGGAATCTATAGAAAATAACGGCAGAATAATAATAACAGAAACTATAGATGAGTCTGTATATATAAGCAATGAAATAGCCCCAGAGCATTTGGAGATAAGCATAAAAGAGCCATTCTCTGTATTAAGCAAGATAAAAAATGCCGGATCTATATTTTTGGGCGATTATACCCCTGAAGCATTGGGCGATTATTTATCTGGTGCCAATCATGTAATACCTACAAGCGGAACAGCTAAATTTGCTTCTCCTTTATCAGTAGATGACTTTATAAAAAAATCTTATATAACATACTACACTAAAGATGCTTTAGAAAAAGTGAAGGACAATATAATTAACTTTGCAGAGCATGAAAGTTTAGAAGCACATGCCAATTCTGTAAAAGTAAGGTTTTAA
- the hisG gene encoding ATP phosphoribosyltransferase, which produces MINIALPKGRLVNKVYTLFEKIGYENKELLEDNRKLVFENRDKNVRYLIVKPSDVGIYVEKGVADIGIVGKDILLENNHDVYELLDLKFGKCKVCMASVNGYKEDIERRLRVATKYVNISKNYFNSINRDVEIIKLNGSIELAPILNLSDVIVDIVETGSTLRENNLVIIKDIIDYISARLIVNKVSYKFKNDLIKKIVKNIEEVL; this is translated from the coding sequence ATGATTAATATAGCATTACCTAAAGGAAGATTAGTAAATAAAGTATATACTCTATTTGAGAAAATAGGATATGAAAACAAAGAACTATTGGAAGATAACAGAAAATTAGTATTTGAAAATAGAGATAAAAATGTAAGATACCTTATAGTAAAGCCTTCGGATGTAGGAATATATGTTGAAAAAGGTGTTGCCGATATTGGTATTGTAGGAAAAGATATACTTCTTGAAAATAATCATGATGTATATGAACTTCTTGATTTGAAATTCGGTAAATGTAAAGTCTGCATGGCTTCTGTTAATGGATATAAAGAAGATATTGAAAGAAGATTGAGAGTTGCTACAAAGTATGTCAATATATCAAAAAATTATTTTAATTCTATAAACAGAGATGTTGAAATAATAAAATTAAACGGCTCTATTGAATTAGCACCTATACTAAATTTATCCGATGTTATAGTTGATATAGTAGAGACTGGAAGTACTTTAAGAGAAAATAATCTTGTAATAATAAAAGATATTATTGATTATATAAGTGCAAGACTCATAGTGAATAAAGTAAGCTATAAGTTTAAAAATGATTTAATAAAAAAAATAGTAAAAAATATAGAAGAAGTTTTATAA
- a CDS encoding DNA-methyltransferase: MSFNIIKGDCLEVLDTIEENSIDMIFADPPYNLSNNGITCHAGKMVSVNKGEWDRSLGFEEDTAFHEAWISKCRRVLKDEGTIWISGTNHSIYKCGYILEKLGFYILNDIVWYKPNAAPNLSCKVFTHSHETILWAKKNKNAKHYYNYDLMKNMDFEDDKLKSKGKQMRSVWSISAPSKSEKIHGKHPTQKPLKLLTRIILASTKENDTILDPFNGSGTTAAACKIIGNRNYIGIEIDENYIELTNKRLNDIDNKESFL; encoded by the coding sequence ATGAGTTTTAATATAATAAAAGGTGATTGTCTGGAAGTGCTTGACACTATAGAAGAAAACTCTATAGATATGATATTTGCTGATCCTCCTTATAATCTTTCAAATAATGGAATAACATGTCATGCTGGTAAAATGGTTAGCGTAAATAAGGGTGAATGGGATAGAAGTTTAGGTTTTGAAGAAGATACAGCTTTTCATGAAGCTTGGATATCAAAATGCAGAAGAGTTTTAAAAGATGAAGGCACTATATGGATAAGCGGTACTAATCATAGTATATATAAATGCGGATATATATTAGAAAAATTAGGGTTTTATATATTAAATGATATAGTTTGGTATAAGCCTAATGCCGCACCCAATTTAAGCTGTAAGGTATTTACTCATAGCCATGAAACTATTCTATGGGCTAAAAAAAATAAAAATGCAAAACATTATTATAATTATGATCTTATGAAGAATATGGATTTTGAAGATGATAAATTAAAATCTAAGGGTAAGCAAATGAGAAGCGTATGGTCAATATCTGCACCATCAAAAAGTGAAAAAATACATGGTAAACACCCTACACAAAAACCATTGAAACTTTTAACTAGAATAATATTAGCATCAACAAAAGAAAATGATACTATTTTGGATCCTTTTAATGGATCTGGTACTACTGCAGCAGCATGCAAAATAATAGGAAATAGAAACTATATAGGTATAGAAATAGATGAAAATTATATAGAACTTACAAATAAAAGACTTAATGATATTGATAATAAGGAGAGTTTTTTATGA
- the dcm gene encoding DNA (cytosine-5-)-methyltransferase — translation MINIENKLLENKTFIDLFAGIGGFRIALESLGAKCVYSNEWDKFAKESYYKNFGDIPDDDITKIDEKLIPAHDILCAGFPCQAFSISGKQKGFEDKRGNLFFDIARILKHQKTKVVFMENVKNLVRHDNGRTLNTIIKIMNELGYDFYYKVLNASDYGIPQKRERIYIVCFRKDLNIKKFDFPKPIELIKHLEDFLLEENQIPNEAYINRNDIIMNYIKDDKYSKKSIRLGIINKGGQGERIYSIKGSAITLSADGGGIFSKTGGYLINGKCRKLMPRECARIMGYPDSFKIIDNKNQAYKQFGNSVVIDVLQYIAIKIAEHIS, via the coding sequence ATGATAAATATAGAAAATAAACTTTTAGAAAATAAAACATTTATAGATCTATTTGCTGGAATAGGCGGATTTAGAATAGCATTAGAATCACTTGGAGCAAAATGTGTTTATTCTAATGAATGGGATAAATTTGCAAAAGAATCATATTATAAAAACTTTGGAGATATTCCAGATGATGATATTACTAAAATAGATGAAAAATTAATACCCGCTCATGATATATTATGTGCTGGATTTCCATGTCAGGCATTTTCTATAAGCGGAAAACAAAAAGGTTTTGAAGATAAAAGAGGAAATTTATTTTTTGATATAGCTAGAATTCTAAAACATCAAAAAACTAAAGTTGTATTTATGGAAAATGTAAAAAATCTGGTAAGACATGATAATGGAAGAACATTAAATACAATAATAAAAATTATGAATGAACTTGGATATGATTTCTATTATAAAGTTCTTAATGCTTCAGATTACGGAATACCTCAAAAAAGAGAAAGAATTTATATAGTATGTTTTAGAAAAGATTTAAACATCAAGAAATTTGATTTTCCTAAACCAATAGAATTAATAAAACACTTAGAAGATTTTTTATTAGAAGAAAATCAAATACCTAATGAAGCTTATATTAATAGAAATGATATTATTATGAATTATATAAAAGATGATAAATACAGTAAAAAATCCATTCGTTTAGGTATAATAAATAAGGGCGGACAAGGAGAAAGGATATACAGCATTAAAGGATCTGCAATTACATTGTCTGCTGATGGAGGAGGAATATTCTCAAAAACGGGGGGATATCTAATTAATGGAAAATGCAGAAAACTTATGCCTAGAGAATGTGCAAGAATAATGGGATATCCTGATTCATTTAAAATAATAGATAATAAAAATCAAGCATATAAGCAATTTGGGAACTCCGTTGTTATAGATGTTCTTCAGTATATAGCTATAAAAATAGCAGAACATATATCATGA
- a CDS encoding type II restriction enzyme — MSSNSWKAIFDKYNINNHNFYKEPFYINAKMIKDATKDFKTTSEKEVRILCKQDHRDSRPDIFIEKELFILPIKNGEYAIIKGEGYIDIPDITSKALKYDSKLEFDLDTAKVGNSEMQHLDFAYASSIIRTFTEDNTLVLTIRGRKYTPKFSFYVGKTLIEAESVQTEVDAGYEGKNNVVLIEAKNSTTKDTIIRQLYYPYRQWSSYTNKNVRTLFFEKRNKEYLIWEFRFKDINNYNSIYLYKEAKYIIN, encoded by the coding sequence ATGAGTAGTAATTCTTGGAAAGCTATATTTGATAAATATAATATAAATAATCATAATTTTTATAAAGAACCATTTTATATTAATGCTAAAATGATCAAAGATGCTACTAAAGATTTTAAGACAACTTCAGAAAAAGAAGTGCGGATTTTATGCAAGCAAGATCACAGAGACAGCAGACCAGATATATTTATAGAAAAAGAATTATTTATACTTCCTATAAAAAATGGAGAATATGCTATAATAAAAGGAGAAGGATACATTGATATACCAGATATAACTTCTAAAGCTTTAAAATATGATTCAAAATTAGAATTTGATTTAGATACTGCTAAAGTAGGTAATTCAGAAATGCAGCATTTAGATTTTGCCTATGCTTCGAGTATAATAAGAACTTTTACAGAAGATAATACTCTTGTACTTACAATAAGAGGAAGAAAATACACTCCTAAATTTTCTTTTTATGTAGGAAAAACATTAATAGAAGCTGAGAGTGTGCAGACAGAAGTTGATGCCGGATACGAAGGTAAAAATAATGTTGTATTAATAGAAGCTAAAAACTCAACAACTAAAGATACTATTATAAGACAATTATACTATCCATACAGGCAATGGTCATCATATACAAATAAAAATGTACGAACACTATTTTTTGAAAAAAGAAATAAAGAGTATTTAATTTGGGAGTTTAGATTTAAAGATATAAATAATTATAATAGTATTTATTTATATAAAGAAGCTAAATATATTATTAACTGA
- a CDS encoding PDDEXK family nuclease: protein MENENNFQYSDKNKTSVNQYSNYIIDYMNMNFEVFHNVGTKGVYLEGISKEIFYSWIIDFYKAKNTKYFITKKIDYIIIPLEKIHEYFYIKACYRVKKSGSSDPSNKNIEEIIYFLENYNIEFKLEIDGKKLYIITEYNIVNKIKINDYTYQFNKISEYKYNVRRLSNTSNANVIFSIKLIKNYQEEEDLISFLEDIKS from the coding sequence TTGGAAAATGAAAATAATTTTCAATATTCGGATAAAAATAAAACTTCTGTAAATCAATATTCAAATTATATAATAGATTATATGAATATGAATTTTGAAGTGTTTCATAACGTAGGTACTAAAGGTGTTTATCTTGAAGGTATTAGTAAAGAAATCTTTTATTCTTGGATAATAGATTTTTATAAAGCTAAAAATACTAAATATTTTATTACTAAAAAAATAGATTATATTATTATTCCATTAGAAAAAATACATGAATATTTTTATATAAAAGCATGCTATAGAGTAAAGAAAAGCGGTTCATCAGACCCTTCTAATAAAAATATAGAAGAAATAATATATTTTTTAGAAAATTATAATATTGAATTTAAATTAGAGATTGATGGTAAAAAACTTTATATTATTACCGAATATAATATAGTAAATAAAATAAAAATTAATGATTATACATATCAGTTTAATAAAATATCTGAATATAAATATAATGTTAGAAGATTATCTAATACAAGTAATGCTAATGTTATATTTTCTATAAAGCTTATAAAAAATTATCAGGAAGAAGAAGATTTAATTAGCTTTTTGGAAGATATAAAATCATGA
- a CDS encoding TDT family transporter has product MINKINKMPLALTGLALGIGGIFNAWTIFTGIKYFAYIGAVISSILILTIITKIFSSFGAFLNDLEHPVAGSTIPTLDMAVMVISSSVVQFIRPLGIAMWFIAIIVHIIFAFTFIAHRINLKDLQHMVPSWFVPPVGIVVAAVSGANMGFPQVSQIIVYIGTVLYIIIFPFIFYRIIFHEPLPDDRFPAFAVMGAPANLCLCGYLTAFQNYNTALLNFLLALGLFTTFKVYLSLIRAFRIKFIPLFAAYTFPLAVGAQALLKYANYSKSINGEYAHIWSAIAIFELIVASMMIIYVFVNMMFFVHNNVIKESK; this is encoded by the coding sequence ATGATAAACAAAATTAATAAAATGCCTTTGGCTCTTACTGGTTTGGCACTCGGTATAGGAGGTATATTTAATGCTTGGACTATATTTACTGGTATTAAATATTTTGCTTATATTGGTGCTGTAATTTCATCTATCTTAATACTTACAATTATAACTAAAATATTTTCATCATTTGGGGCTTTTCTTAATGATTTAGAACACCCAGTTGCAGGAAGCACTATTCCTACTCTTGATATGGCAGTTATGGTTATATCATCTTCTGTTGTACAGTTTATAAGACCTCTTGGTATAGCTATGTGGTTTATTGCAATTATTGTGCATATAATATTTGCTTTTACGTTTATAGCACATAGAATTAATTTAAAAGATTTACAGCATATGGTGCCTAGCTGGTTTGTTCCTCCTGTTGGTATAGTTGTTGCAGCAGTTTCTGGTGCTAATATGGGTTTTCCTCAAGTCTCTCAAATAATAGTTTATATAGGAACTGTTCTTTATATTATAATATTTCCTTTTATATTTTATAGAATTATTTTTCATGAACCTTTGCCTGATGACAGATTTCCAGCTTTTGCTGTAATGGGGGCTCCTGCCAATCTTTGTCTTTGCGGTTATTTGACAGCTTTTCAAAATTACAATACTGCTTTGCTTAATTTTCTTTTGGCTTTGGGATTATTTACCACATTTAAGGTTTATTTATCTCTTATAAGGGCTTTTAGAATTAAGTTTATACCTTTGTTTGCAGCTTATACTTTCCCTCTAGCTGTTGGTGCTCAGGCTTTGCTTAAATATGCTAATTATTCAAAAAGTATTAATGGAGAATATGCACATATATGGAGTGCTATAGCTATATTTGAACTTATAGTTGCAAGCATGATGATTATTTATGTCTTCGTAAATATGATGTTCTTTGTTCATAATAATGTTATAAAAGAAAGTAAATAA
- the panC gene encoding pantoate--beta-alanine ligase, which produces MSLNILKSIKSAYKFINENTNSSIALIPTMGALHEGHISLIKKAKKECDIVIVSIFINPLQFTKVEDIEKYPQNINNDKQTLEKLEIDALFLPSVEEMIPDDYSTYINMDNISAIKRPLYYKGAVTITAKLFNIFSPTHAYFIEHDYQKIFLIKKMIKDLGYNISVKTIPIVRDENMLALSSLNSLLSEREKEEASVIYKLLKESREEFKKASTKSSYLMDIIRNNLRTHKMLKLEYIDIVDKDTLTSVETATKNSIILISCYCGSTRLLDNIHLK; this is translated from the coding sequence ATGTCCTTAAATATCTTAAAAAGTATAAAAAGTGCTTATAAATTTATCAATGAAAATACAAACTCTTCTATTGCTTTAATACCTACTATGGGAGCTTTGCATGAAGGGCATATTTCATTAATAAAAAAAGCCAAAAAAGAATGTGATATAGTTATAGTAAGTATATTTATTAATCCGCTTCAATTTACAAAAGTAGAAGATATAGAAAAATACCCTCAAAATATAAATAATGATAAACAGACTTTAGAAAAATTAGAAATTGATGCACTATTCTTACCATCAGTAGAAGAAATGATACCTGATGATTACAGCACTTATATAAACATGGATAATATATCTGCAATAAAAAGACCATTGTATTATAAGGGTGCAGTTACAATAACAGCAAAACTTTTTAATATATTCTCTCCTACACATGCTTATTTTATAGAGCATGATTATCAAAAAATATTTTTAATAAAAAAAATGATAAAAGATTTAGGGTATAATATATCAGTAAAAACTATACCTATAGTAAGAGATGAAAACATGCTTGCTTTAAGCAGTTTAAATAGTCTATTAAGTGAAAGAGAAAAAGAAGAAGCATCTGTAATATATAAACTATTAAAAGAATCAAGAGAGGAGTTTAAAAAAGCAAGCACAAAATCCTCTTACTTAATGGATATAATAAGAAATAATCTCCGCACTCATAAAATGCTTAAATTAGAATATATTGATATTGTTGATAAAGATACTTTAACTAGTGTAGAAACTGCTACAAAAAACTCTATTATATTAATATCATGCTACTGCGGCTCTACTAGATTATTAGATAATATACATTTGAAATAA